Sequence from the Lepidochelys kempii isolate rLepKem1 chromosome 7, rLepKem1.hap2, whole genome shotgun sequence genome:
ACGGCAGCTGGGCAAGGAGGGTCCTTGGGTGTGAAGGAGCCAGGGCACTCGTCTCTGGTTTGGGAGCGGCTGGCTCTAATCGTTGCCTCCAGCTGTGGAATCAATGGGCACCATCCTCACCAGCCTGAGCCAGTGCCAGCAGCTGGGGTTCAaagcagggggaggttggatcCCGCTTCACACCCAGCTCCGGCCCCCCACATGCTCGGACAGGCTGGCCCAGAGtcccagatcccccccccccccacccaggagATCCTGCTCCACATTGGTACCGGCATAGGAGTGGAGCTGCTTCCCTCACCACGCAGCTTCACCCCAGCCGGCCTTCACCGCAGCCCCCACGGGACACACAAGGCCGCTCCGGCCTCCCTTCCATGTCTCGGCAGGACAGCGGGGCCCcgaggcagggggctggcagcagctccttggggctgggacacatggccCTACCCCGGTTTGTGGGCCCAGGCTCTGCCCCTCATGCTCTGCCTTAGCCTGTGGGCCCAAGCCCCGCCCTTCGTGGCACAGGCTAGCAGGGCCGGTGCTTTGGGAAATGTCCATGTCGATCAGCCTGAGTAGGGCCGTCACAAGCAGCAGCGATGGCAGTGCCTGGCAACCTCACGCCACCCACAGCTGCTGCTCTAGGTTCCCCTGCTGCACCACCCGCCCTCACCACAGCCAAGGGCAAAGCCGCAGCGGGATCAGGCCTGGGGCACTGCCCCAGCCGTCTCACTGGCAGCtgctccggctccagcccgctGGGCAGCGCAGGCTGCTCCGGCCCCGCAGCAGGCGGGAGAGCCGCTTGgcctgcaggaggctggggcagaTGCAGCTGGACGGGGCTGGTGCTGCCGAGCCCCAGCAGGGTGGTGCCGCTCTGCAGGCTCCGACACGGGGAGGGTCGGTCGGGCGCCACAGGCCCTTACAGGGGAAGGAGCTGGAAGAAGCCAGTCGCCAGACAGAAGGAGATGGCAAGGTGCGCCGTGTCCTGGGCCCCGGCAGCCGAGGTCCACGAGCGGTAGCTGTACACGCCGCTGCCCGTCCTGTTGCCTTCCTGGAACTCGGAGCCATCATCTGGACCAAGCTCCCCAGAGATCCTCATCCTCCTGTGGGCCGCTCCTGCTGCCGCGCCCGCCGCCgcgcccgccgccgccgctgccgccACCCGCAGCCCCGCTCCCGAGGAGCCGTAGCGAGGGGCAGCCTTGGCCCGGCTGCGGGCCATGCCCCTGCCACGGGCCgccccccgggccccgccccgcccgcccttGCAGGTGACGCTGTCGCAAAAGGCGGCGGCCAGCAGGAGGAGCGTCCAGCAGGTGGCGGTGCGTCTTTTCATCCCAGCGCTACCCCCAGCACCTGGAACAAGAGGGACCAAAAGGCACGTCAGCGCCAGGCTCCGGGCGGGGCCGTCAGCACGAGCGGTGCCGTCCCCCGGGGCGGGGAGGGCCAGGTGTGGTGCCAGCGGtcaggctgggctgcaggggaccCATGCCCCTGCCTCGGCCCCTGACTGGAGCTGGGTGCTAATGGCAGAGCCCCGCCTCTACTGGTGCGGCCGGGCCAAATCTGAGCGCAGCTGCGCCCCTGTGCACCAGGTCtcaatgccactcaaatttggagCGGCCGGGCAGGTAACCCAGGGCCCTGCCTTAGCAACAGTCTGGCCGTGCCCGGCGTGCTGCCCTGAGTGTTACCCTCCCAGCAGGGATCGGCTGCTGGGCTCTGCCTGGGGCTGGCTGACGTGGGGGGCCCACGGGGACTGGATCCCAGGCAAGCACAG
This genomic interval carries:
- the SPRN gene encoding shadow of prion protein, with amino-acid sequence MKRRTATCWTLLLLAAAFCDSVTCKGGRGGARGAARGRGMARSRAKAAPRYGSSGAGLRVAAAAAAGAAAGAAAGAAHRRMRISGELGPDDGSEFQEGNRTGSGVYSYRSWTSAAGAQDTAHLAISFCLATGFFQLLPL